A genome region from Hevea brasiliensis isolate MT/VB/25A 57/8 chromosome 7, ASM3005281v1, whole genome shotgun sequence includes the following:
- the LOC110638223 gene encoding LOW QUALITY PROTEIN: scarecrow-like protein 32 (The sequence of the model RefSeq protein was modified relative to this genomic sequence to represent the inferred CDS: substituted 1 base at 1 genomic stop codon), translating into MMQFTETPPPPLHQITAPFSNRTMNKSKTQRTRPXPGFPTSKALGSFGDANCMEQLLVHCANAIESNDATLAQQILWVLNNIAPPDGDSNQRLTRAFLRALVARAAKIGTCKLLAGMANAYCTLAIDTHKFSLIELAGFVDLTPWHRFGFTAANAAMLEAIEGYSSVHIVDLSITHCMQIPTLIDAIANRFEVTPLIKLTVAGTTEDIPPMLALSYEELGSKLINFARSRNVIMEFRVVPSSYTDGFSSLIEQLRVQNLVYTESGEALVINCQMSLHYIPEEALSSIIPYSFEYSSCMSSLRTMFLKSLRSLDPTIVVLVDEDVDLISNNFVCRLRSAFNYLWIPYDTVDTCLPRGSKQRQWYEADICWKIENVIGHEGLQRVERLESRSMWVQRMRNANFRSISLGEDAVSEVKTLLGEYSAGWGLKKEEEDHLVLTWKGHNVVFATAWISA; encoded by the coding sequence ATGATGCAATTCACTGAAACCCCACCACCACCCTTGCACCAAATCACTGCTCCATTCTCAAACCGCACCATGAACAAGAGCAAAACCCAAAGGACCCGTCCATGACCTGGATTTCCAACATCAAAGGCTTTAGGCAGCTTTGGTGATGCAAATTGCATGGAGCAACTTTTAGTTCACTGTGCAAACGCAATTGAAAGTAATGATGCTACTTTAGCCCAACAGATTTTATGGGTCTTAAACAACATTGCACCCCCAGACGGTGACTCAAATCAGCGCTTAACACGTGCTTTCCTTAGAGCTCTTGTTGCACGTGCTGCCAAGATCGGTACTTGCAAACTCCTCGCAGGAATGGCTAATGCTTACTGCACTCTTGCTATAGATACACACAAATTCTCTCTCATAGAGCTTGCTGGCTTTGTGGACTTAACACCATGGCATCGCTTCGGTTTCACTGCTGCTAATGCTGCTATGTTAGAAGCCATTGAAGGGTATTCATCTGTTCATATTGTGGATTTAAGCATCACTCACTGCATGCAAATCCCTACTCTTATCGATGCTATAGCGAATCGCTTCGAGGTAACCCCATTGATAAAGCTTACAGTTGCTGGTACCACTGAAGATATACCCCCTATGCTTGCTCTTTCTTATGAAGAGCTGGGCTCCAAGTTGATAAACTTCGCAAGGTCCCGCAATGTAATAATGGAATTTAGAGTCGTCCCTTCGAGTTACACAGATGGATTCTCTTCCTTAATCGAGCAGCTGCGGGTGCAGAATTTGGTGTACACAGAAAGTGGCGAGGCTCTTGTCATAAACTGTCAAATGTCGCTTCATTACATCCCTGAAGAAGCCCTTTCTTCTATTATTCCATACTCTTTTGAGTACTCTTCTTGCATGTCTTCTCTTCGAACCATGTTTCTGAAATCCCTTAGGAGTTTAGACCCAACAATTGTTGTGTTAGTGGATGAAGATGTAGATTTAATATCAAATAATTTTGTGTGTAGATTAAGGTCAGCTTTCAATTATCTATGGATTCCTTATGATACTGTGGACACATGTCTTCCAAGGGGAAGCAAGCAAAGGCAATGGTATGAAGCAGATATATGCTGGAAGATTGAGAATGTAATAGGTCATGAGGGTCTGCAAAGGGTTGAGAGGCTGGAATCCAGGAGCATGTGGGTTCAGCGGATGAGGAATGCCAATTTTAGAAGCATTTCCTTAGGTGAAGATGCAGTTTCTGAAGTTAAGACTTTGCTTGGCGAGTATTCAGCTGGTTGGGGattaaagaaggaagaagaagatcaCCTTGTGCTTACTTGGAAAGGACATAATGTTGTATTTGCTACTGCTTGGATATCTGCTTAA